A segment of the Patescibacteria group bacterium genome:
CAAATACTAAAACGTGAGATCAAGCCTGGCGAAAACCAGCTCAATACCAAAACAAAGGACGAGGATTTTAATCTTGAAAATGACCCTGTGGATAACTCAATTTCGGAATCAAGAAATAAAATCAAATCTCAAACTCGCGCGGTAAAAAATAAAGTTAAATCCGCAAGAGCTAAGGCCGGGCGGACAATAAAAAACAAGCGCCTTAATAAAAACACAGGGTTGTTTTCACTAAAGGCGGCCAACCCGATCTGGCTGACAATGGCGGAAACCGCCAAGCTGGGCGGAGTGCAAAAACGCACCATCAAGCGAGCCTTAAGATCGGGGCACCTTAAATTTCGAATCGTTGAAGGCCGTTATCAGGTTGATCTGCGCTCAACGCTGGTATATTTTTTTTCCAGAAAAAAACTTTGGAACAAATTAATAGAATCGGGCATCGGGCAGTACGTGGAGAAATGGAGAAATTAGTTGATTAGTTAATTGGTTAATTAGTTGAAGTGATAAAAAAATAATGAACTTTATTTTTGCTACAACTAAGCGCCTTAATCAACTAAATGCCGATAATATTTTAAAAAGGATTGAATAAAAAAATACCCCGCGCTACGGCGGGATATTTTTATTGAGAACTAGAATCTTAATTACATCACGGCTTCCTTGGCAGCCTTGGCCAAGCGGAATTTAACCACAGTTTTGGCCGGGATCTTGATCGATTCACCCGTAGCAGGATTGCGGCCCATTCTCTCTTTGCGATTAACCTTCACCATCTTGCCGAAACCGGGAAGAACGAATTCGCCGTTCGTCTTAACTTCTTTGTAGGCCATTTCCACCACCGCATCCATCATGCCCACAACTTCGCTCTTCTTCAAGCCGGTTTTCTCGGCTAACGCAGACATGATCTGCGCCTTGGTCATTTTCGCCATAATAGTTGGTCATATTCATCGGGTTGCCCCATTTACCCCCGATAAATAAGATTTATTTTAATTAATTAAGATAACTGATTGATTTGTGTTAATTATATTTTTAATTTTTTCCATTCGAATATTTGGGATTCCGTCCGATATTCGGCTGGAAAGATTGATAAAATATAATTTAACTGACAAAATCAAGAAGTTATTAAAATTATAAAAGGGCTTTATGATTGATATTATACACCCCTTATTAAATAAATACAATAAAATCAAGGGTTATCTTAATCTTTTATTTTTTTTGTCAATGAACGGCAGAAAACGTGTTTTTTCTAATATTTAAATATTGCTATTATTAAAGAAAAAAATCCATTGATCTTAATTTTCTATTGACTTTACTTAGTATTGATGATTAAATGAATTGTTGCTCTTTGCACAATTTTTTTTCGAATTCATTGACTTTTCCACAACCCTCAACCCATAAAGGGAGGTTCTATGTTTTCACGATTCGTCCGTCTGGCTTCTGTCGTTTTCGTAACAGTCATTGCCGCCACCGCGTTTGTTTCCGGCCAGAGCGCCGCTCCTCAATCACCGGCATCTGCCAGGCCGGAAATCGCGCAGGCCACCGAACAACAGCCCGCGCCCGCGGCTGCTATCCCCGCGCCCGCCACAACTGGGACCGAGCAATCGGCCAAAGTTGCCACGGCACCGGCGAAAAAATCGATCACCGACGATGCCATTGTCGATTCCATTCTTGAGTCCCTAAAAAACATTAAATCCGGGGATTCAGTGGATTACGACGTAGTAACAATAACTATCAAGCATCAACGTCAGACGACAACCAAATCAGTCGACACTAAGCAGCTGATCGCGGCCACGGACTACGGGTTGATAGCCACGCAAAACATAGTCACCGTAAAAGAAGGGCAGGTGCGGATTATTTCCATTGGCAACGTCGCCGGACAACCGATTTTAAAAATCAAAACAAAAAATTCGGGCGGCAAACCGCAAATGAGCCAAATCTACATTGGCGCGCCAGTGAACACTTTGCCGAAAAATTAAAAAAATATCGGCAAAAAATACCAAAAATCGTGATTTTTTCGGAAATCACGATTTTTTAATTTCCACCATTGACATTTTTTATATAATATGGTAAAGTGAGCAAAACGTTCGCATATTCACAATTTTTTCTTTCACCTTTTCCAGAGGAGGAGTTATGAGCAACAAACTGCTCAGGCTTTCGTTGTTGGCAGCCGTGGTCATTTTCGTGGTTCCGGCACTGGCACAACGTCATTTCAATATGGGCATCGGCGACCAGAAAAATCAGACCAAAGACACTGCCGCGGTGTCTTTGCCCGCTCCCGCACCCGCCCCGGTCTGGGTCATCATTGACACTTCCGGACGGGTCTTATCGGAAAAGTTCGATACCATAGTTGTTCGAATTCAGGTAAGAAACGTCAAGCAGGCGATCCGCCCCCTTGATAAAAACAATCCCCAGGATAGCGCCGCTTACAATCAGGGATGCCGAGCCGCGCGGTTTGACGCGACCAGAACCGTAGTCGTCCAAACCTACATCAATAAAGACATCTACGGAAAATGGAGCAAAGTTCAAACCGGCCCCACCGTTTTAAGGGAAGACACAACCAATACCCCGATACCGCCGGCAAAATACTGATTTCAATCGTGTTATTCATGACAATTTCATTACCTTTTTTATTCAAACGAGAAAGGGTCGCCATGAAGAAAAGAGTTGCCGCTTCCGTTGTCGTAATTTTCATCATTGTCTGGATCTTCCTTCCCAAAATAAAAAAGGCTCACCGCAATCGCGAGGCGGTGAAGATTCAAAAAAGGGTTCGCCAGTTTCGCTAATCCCGCCAACTTCGGCAAAAACACTTATCCCCGCTTCACTTCGAAGCGGGATTTTTTTATTTTTTCAAAAATAAAGCCCGCTGTTTTCCAAACCAGCGGGCTGATAATTGTTAAACAATGATTTACCGCATCTTTTCGTAAGTCCAATCCAACACTTCTTCGGTTTCCGCGAAAGATAAGCATGAATCCGTTACGGAGATTTCCGGATCCATTTCGGAAAAACGCTGTCCTTGATGTTTTTGCGCTCCCCCTTTCAAATATGATTCAAGCATCCCGCCAATAATCGCCGAATTTCCATCACAACGCTGTTGAACGACTGCTTTCCAGACATCGATCTGCCTTTTATGCTCCTTGAGGGAATTTCCATGGCTGGCGTCAACGACTACTGCTGCCCGCAAACCTGCCTTCTTGTAGCACGCGATCGCCCGATCGATTTCTTCCGGATGATAATTGGTCCTGATCGCGCCGGAAAAGATATTCGCTGCCGCTTTGATTATCTGCTCGTCGACGTTTCCCTCGCGGAGTATTTTCTCCATCGCTTCGACTTCTCCGGCGCAATAATCGGATCTTTTGCCGCCGCGCAGGATAAGGAACGTATCAAGATTGCCGGTCGCGTGAATTTCCGCCACCCGGCCGTTCAAAGCCGGACCCGGAAAGGCGCGCCCGCTTTTAGCGATGTATTTTATCGCATTGACAGCCGAACCGATATCGCCGCTGGTGGCATTCTTGATGCCTACCGGCATTGACATTGCCGAAGCCATGCGCCGCAATGTCGTCGTTTCCGCGTTTCTGGCTCCCAGCCAGGCGGCCGAAAGCAAGTCGGAAAAATATTGTTCGCTGACCTGATCCAGCGCCTCCGCGGCGACCGGTAAGCCCAATTTTACTATTTTCCACAGCAGATGCCGGCTCTTTTCCATGCTCATCGCCAAATTGCACGTACCGTCGCCCGTCCAGTCGTTAGCCGCCCCTTCCCAGCCGGTTTCAGTCCGCGGTTTTTCAAAGCAGAGACGGATGACCACGAAAATCTTGCTCTGGTATCTGTCAGCCAGCTTAAGCAAGCGTCCGGCATACTCCAATACCGCTGCTTCATTATGGACCGAGCAAGGTCCGACAATCGCCAAAAATCGCGGGTCGCGGCCATCAAGGATATTCTTGATGGTTTCCCGAAACCCCAAAATTTGCCGGTCCAAATCCGGATTCAGCGGATACTTTTTCCTTATTGCTCGCGGCGACGGCAGGATTTTCACTTCTTTTGTCCGCAAACCGTCCGTCGGGCTCCTGAAAATCGAGACGAATCTGTTCATTAGTCCTCCCATAGTTGGAAAATAATGAGTAAACTTCAGTTTAACAATTTTTTTGTCAAAGAGCAAAAACAAACCGGCCTTCGCTTGAGGCGAAAGCCGGTTATTATATCAATTTACTGATTACTTCTTACTGATGATTGACACAATTAAAACCCAGCTTCGCCGTCGAGGTAAAGTAAAAGCTCCAGCTGGTTTTAATTATTAATTTTTCCATATTATTATATTATCTTATAACTAAAAAATTGTCAATTACCCCTTATAATTTTCCCAAATTTAAAGCCCTACGATAAATTGTAGGGCTGTGTTGTGTGCCAGGATAAATTTCTCCGGGGTCTCTTTAGGGCACGTAGACATGCCGGAGGGTGAACGATTTCTTCTTCGTCCCAGAATTCTTCTCGAACAACTGGGTCGAAGTCGCTTTTAGAAACCTTCCTAAGAACAACCAATGTCAGCGGCAGGGTGGAGCAAGAGATGCTCCTACAAGATGGTGTTTTCTGTCCAACCATTGGTTACCGAACAGGCAACCCATCTTATAATCATTAGATCGGTACTTCTTGCTGGTCCTCATTAGAGCTCGATTTGAGGGGCAATCCACCGTTCCTTCTTAATGATATTATCATAGTAGCACGGATACAAAAAAATGTCAATGCCTTAAAACTAAAATGGTCGATACTTTAATATTTATTATTTAAAATTAGCTAAAAATATTAATAATTTCCCAAGCTTTGTACCATTTATATTAAGGAATTACCCTCCCCAAACCCCTCGCGCTTGCCCGCCTCGGGCGGGTTCGAATCCTTCCCGGACAAAACAAAAAAGCCCGAAAGGGCTATTTTATTTTTCCCGCCTTCGCTCGTCTTGGTGGGCATTGCCCACCGAAGCCGAGCTACGGCGAGGCGAAGGTGGGCCGGGAAGGATTCGGACCTTCGAAGGCGTAAAGCCAGCAGATTTACAGTCTGCCCCAGTTGACCGCTTTGGTACCGACCCAGGTATTAACAATTAACTATTAACATTTTACAATTAACTAATTAAGATAGCAATGATTTTTTAAAACCTCCAAGTTGTCTTGATATTGATTCGCATCTGTTTATCATTATTTGAAAAATTTCACTGTTTATCAAATTTGTTTTAAACATCGCATCAAGACAAGCAGCCACTTCATTCGCCGAACCCAATGATTTTTCCAAATATCTCGCGAATTCCTTATCTGACTTTACCGCGGATCCTTCGGCAATATTTAAAATAATTGAGAGACCGGCTCTCCTTGCCTGATCCTTAATAACAGAATCGCTCAATCGATCAAGGATGCTCAATAGAGAAATATAAAATTTTACAGCATCTTTATAGACAGAAAAATCAAAAAATCGATAAGTTCTCATAACCCTCCTTAATGAGTTAATTGTTAACTGTTAAAGGTTAACTGTCATTACCTGAGCCGTTGTCGGGAATCGGACCCGAGACCCCCTCCTTACCATGGAGGTGCTCTACCAGCTGAGCTACAACGGCCTTCTCAATTTTCGAAGTACGATTTTCTATTTTCGTTTTTTTCCAAGCCTCTTACTAAAAATGCCGCCGAAAAGCGGCCAAAAATCTATTGATTTTTACTATACGTCCTCATTAACAAAAAGGTTAGAAATCGAACTCTCCCTTCACTCTGTCTTTCTCATTTCTTTCAACTGTATCCTGATATCTTTTTATTGCTATTTCAGCGGTTGTAACCCATCCGCTTTGACTTGCGATATGGCTAAATCCGTATTTCTCCATTTCATTAGCCGCAAGTTGTAACATTTTTAATTCATTAGTAATATTAGGGTTTTTTTGCAGAGTGCCGATCTTACTAAAATCCGGCTTAAAAGAAGCTATATTACCATCACTGTCGAAAAAATAAAACTTATTATTGTTTTCCCAAAAATGCCCTTTAGCATTCTCTAGGCTTTTAGATTCTCCTTTATTAAGGGTATCTTTGGGGCAGGCAATCTCTTTGTGCAGTCTTATCCAGGCCGCGACATTAGGGACCCATTCGCCTTCGTGTTCTTTTTCTAAATTTTCCGCCTGTTCAGGAGTAACGCCTGTAATGGCATAATCAGCTCCGCCTTTGATTAATTCCGCCGCCGCCTCTCTTCTGGTTTTATCCAAATCTTCACCTAACATGTTAGGTTCTTTTTCCATAAATTTATTAACTTTTCTGCCAAACGGGAATTAATCCTGATTTAGCGAAAGTTATTTAATTGATGTCATTAATCACTCCAGTTGATCGATTTGTCCCTTAAATTCCGCTAATTTGCCGTTTTCCGGATTAACTGCGGTTAATTTATCAAAGGCGTCCAGAGCGGCGATTTTATCTCTATTCATTATACTTATTTCCAAAAGCGAGTCAAGATAACGCGGGTTGTTCGGCGCTAATTTGGCCGCCATTTTGATGGTCTCCAAGGAACTCGCTGCTTCGCCCGTATCGCGATAAAT
Coding sequences within it:
- a CDS encoding HU family DNA-binding protein, yielding MAKMTKAQIMSALAEKTGLKKSEVVGMMDAVVEMAYKEVKTNGEFVLPGFGKMVKVNRKERMGRNPATGESIKIPAKTVVKFRLAKAAKEAVM
- a CDS encoding 3-deoxy-7-phosphoheptulonate synthase, encoding MNRFVSIFRSPTDGLRTKEVKILPSPRAIRKKYPLNPDLDRQILGFRETIKNILDGRDPRFLAIVGPCSVHNEAAVLEYAGRLLKLADRYQSKIFVVIRLCFEKPRTETGWEGAANDWTGDGTCNLAMSMEKSRHLLWKIVKLGLPVAAEALDQVSEQYFSDLLSAAWLGARNAETTTLRRMASAMSMPVGIKNATSGDIGSAVNAIKYIAKSGRAFPGPALNGRVAEIHATGNLDTFLILRGGKRSDYCAGEVEAMEKILREGNVDEQIIKAAANIFSGAIRTNYHPEEIDRAIACYKKAGLRAAVVVDASHGNSLKEHKRQIDVWKAVVQQRCDGNSAIIGGMLESYLKGGAQKHQGQRFSEMDPEISVTDSCLSFAETEEVLDWTYEKMR
- a CDS encoding four helix bundle protein, which produces MRTYRFFDFSVYKDAVKFYISLLSILDRLSDSVIKDQARRAGLSIILNIAEGSAVKSDKEFARYLEKSLGSANEVAACLDAMFKTNLINSEIFQIMINRCESISRQLGGFKKSLLS